One genomic segment of Helianthus annuus cultivar XRQ/B chromosome 14, HanXRQr2.0-SUNRISE, whole genome shotgun sequence includes these proteins:
- the LOC110905053 gene encoding LRR receptor kinase SERK2, with product MSISLPNMNLSSFLLFLPLLLTFHPPTVCGNAELKALITIKNSLDPDNTYLASWTVLGNQCDGSFEGVFCNENAQVANISLQGKGLSGKLSPALSELKQLTGLYLHYNSLSGTIPVEISNLTGLVDLYLNVNNLSGTIPVELGNMESLQVLQLCYNQFSGSIPTQLGSMKKLSVVSLQSNHLSGALPASLGDLGMLKRLDLSFNRLFGSIPTRLADAPMLRVLDVRNNTLSGNVPLGLKRLAEGFQYGNNLGLCGVEFATLRACSPLDRVNSDGIPTKNLPETADLKLNCSDTHCSSSSKTPQASIIVGVIVAIVGLSVISFLAVSHYLNRVRKPGNRFDSSNDTVDRLKSKEVCRKNGSPLINLEYPNGWDPLAEGRRFGGVSQELMRSFRFNLEEIESATQYFAPGNLLGKSVFSAIHKGMLRDGTVVAIKSIIKSSCKSEEAEFLKGLNILTSLRHENLVRLRGFCCSKGRGECFLIYDFVPNGSLLRYLDMKDGDHVLDWSTRASIINGIAKGIEYLHGSKLNKPALVHQNISVKNVLLDQRFKPLLSDSGLHQLLTKDTVYSSLKASAAMGYLAPEYATTGRFTQKSDIYAFGVLVFQIISGKRKFASAARFAAESCTFIDFIDPNLHARFCEQEAAKFAKIALMCTHETPDQRPSIEEVVQELCSPLC from the exons ATGTCGATCTCTCTCCCAAACATGAACCTTTCATCGTTTCTCTTGTTCCTCCCACTCCTTCTCACCTTCCACCCACCAACTGTTTGTGGAAATGCGGAGCTGAAAGCTCTAATCACCATCAAAAACAGTCTAGATCCAGACAACACTTATCTGGCCTCCTGGACTGTTTTGGGCAACCAATGTGACGGCTCATTCGAAGGTGTTTTCTGCAACGAGAATGCTCAAGTTGCCAACATTTCTTTACAGGGTAAAGGTCTCTCCGGTAAGCTCTCACCGGCTTTGTCTGAGCTCAAACAGTTGACTGGTTTGTACCTGCATTACAACTCTTTGTCTGGCACCATTCCCGTTGAGATTTCTAACTTGACTGGCCTCGTTGACTTGTATCTTAATGTTAATAATCTGTCTGGAACCATTCCTGTTGAGCTTGGAAACATGGAGAGTTTACAAG TGTTGCAGCTTTGTTACAACCAGTTTAGTGGAAGCATACCGACTCAACTTGGGTCAATGAAGAAGCTGAGTGTTGTTTCTTTGCAATCTAACCATCTTAGTGGTGCATTGCCTGCAAGTTTGGGTGATTTGGGGATGTTAAAGAGGCTAGATTTGAGTTTTAATCGCCTCTTTGGTTCGATCCCTACAAGATTGGCTGATGCTCCTATGCTTAGAGTTTTAGATGTGAGAAATAATACTCTCTCCGGCAATGTGCCTctag GTTTAAAGAGATTAGCTGAAGGATTTCAGTATGGAAACAATTTGGGATTATGTGGAGTTGAATTCGCAACTCTGAGAGCCTGCAGTCCGTTAGATCGTGTGAATTCAGATGGCATACCGACAAAGAACCTTCCGGAAACAGCCGATTTAAAGCTTAACTGTAGCGACACGCATTGCTCGAGTTCATCGAAAACTCCACAAGCCTCAATTATTGTTGGTGTCATTGTCGCAATAGTTGGATTATCGGTAATAAGTTTCTTAGCAGTTTCGCATTATCTGAACAGAGTTAGAAAGCCTGGAAACAGGTTTGACTCATCTAACGACACCGTTGACCGATTAAAGTCAAAGGAAGTATGCAGGAAGAACGGCTCGCCACTAATTAACCTTGAGTATCCAAACGGGTGGGACCCGTTAGCTGAGGGTCGTCGATTTGGTGGGGTCTCTCAAGAACTAATGAGGAGTTTTAGGTTCAATTTGGAAGAGATAGAGTCAGCTACACAATACTTTGCTCCCGGAAATTTATTAGGAAAAAGTGTTTTTTCGGCTATTCATAAAGGAATGTTGAGAGACGGAACCGTTGTTGCTATTAAAAGTATTATAAAGAGTAGCTGCAAGTCTGAAGAAGCTGAGTTCTTAAAGGGTTTGAATATTTTAACGTCGTTAAGACATGAGAATTTAGTGAGATTAAGAGGTTTTTGTTGTTCGAAAGGGCGTGGCGAGTGCTTTCTTATTTACGATTTTGTACCTAATGGAAGCTTGTTACGGTATCTTGACATGAAGGATGGTGATCATGTTCTTGATTGGTCTACTCGAGCTTCCATCATTAACGGTATTGCTAAAG GTATAGAGTATTTACATGGCAGCAAACTAAACAAACCGGCTCTCGTTCATCAAAACATATCAGTGAAAAACGTGCTACTCGATCAACGGTTCAAGCCACTACTTTCTGATTCGGGCCTCCATCAGCTTCTTACAAAAGACACCGTTTACTCATCGCTTAAAGCCAGTGCTGCGATGGGCTATCTAGCTCCCGAGTATGCCACCACAGGCCGGTTCACCCAAAAAAGTGATATCTATGCATTTGGGGTTCTCGTCTTTCAGATAATTTCTGGTAAACGGAAATTTGCTAGTGCAGCCCGCTTTGCTGCTGAGTCTTGCACTTTCATTGACTTTATTGACCCGAATCTCCACGCAAGATTCTGTGAGCAAGAAGCCGCAaagtttgcaaaaattgcattgATGTGCACCCATGAAACTCCTGATCAGAGGCCGTCTATTGAAGAAGTTGTACAAGAACTTTGTAGTCCATTATGCTAA
- the LOC110905054 gene encoding pyridoxal reductase, chloroplastic isoform X1: MKLKKPPMAVTTSPCALFTPPTIKIPRLFRPSQQKVKVGPMTVSPMGFGTWAWGNQLLWGYQESMDTELQQVFNLALDNDINLFDTADSYGTGKLNGQSEKLLGKFITQYQGDANDIVIATKFAAYPWRLTPNQFVNACKSSLDRLQIDKIGIAQLHWSTANYAPFQERALWDGLVAMYDKVIVYVPHLCNCESQCGSITYTMCSLQGLVKAVGVSNYGPKQLLKIHDYLKERGVPLSSAQVQFSLLSMGDDQMEIKSVCDSLGIRVIAYSPLGLGMLTGKYTPANLPRGPRSLLFRQIIPGVEPLLISLKEIAEKRGKSVPQVAINWCICKGTIPIPGVKSVKQAEENLGALGWKLKPNELDQLEYAARDSSAKMIQNVFQTR; the protein is encoded by the exons ATGAAACTCAAAAAACCTCCAATGGCCGTAACGACGTCGCCTTGTGCGCTATTCACGCCTCCCACCATCAAAATCCCTCGCCTTTTCCGCCCTTCGCAGCAGAAG GTGAAAGTGGGACCGATGACTGTATCTCCAATGGGTTTTGGCACATGGGCATGGGGCAACCAACTCCTTTGGGGATACCAAGAATCCATGGACACTGAACTTCAACAAGTTTTCAACCTAGCTCTTGATAACGATATTAACCTCTTCGACACTGCCGATTCTTACGGCACTGGTAAATTAAACGGCCAAAGTGAGAAGCTTCTTGGAAAGTTCATAACCCAATATCAAG GAGATGCAAATGACATTGTGATTGCTACAAAATTTGCTGCGTATCCGTGGCGCCTAACGCCCAACCAGTTTGTCAATGCTTGCAA GTCTTCTTTGGATAGGTTGCAAATTGACAAGATTGGAATAGCACAGCTACATTGGTCAACTGCAAACTATGCTCCTTTCCAAGAGCGAGCTCTTTGGGACGGTTTAGTCGCAATGTATGACAAGGTTATTGTTTATGTACCTCACCTTTGCAACTGTGAATCCCAGTGCGGTAGTATAACTTATACGATGTGCTCGTTGCAGGGTTTAGTTAAAGCAGTTGGGGTGAGCAACTATGGACCAAAACAACTACTCAAGATACATGATTACCTCAAGGAACGGGGAGTCCCCTTATCTTCGGCTCAG GTGCAATTTTCATTGTTGAGCATGGGTGACGATCAAATGGAGATCAAGAGCGTGTGTGATTCGCTGGGAATCCGTGTGATAGCTTACAGTCCGTTGGGCCTTGGCATGCTCACCGGCAAGTATACACCTGCTAATCTTCCACGTGGACCAAG GAGCTTGCTGTTCAGACAAATAATTCCCGGGGTGGAGCCGTTGTTAATTTCATTAAAGGAAATAGCAGAAAAGCGGGGCAAAAGTGTACCACAG GTAGCAATAAATTGGTGCATCTGTAAAGGGACTATACCAATCCCGGGAGTTAAGTCTGTTAAACAGGCTGAGGAGAATCTCGGAGCTTTAGGTTGGAAGCTGAAGCCCAACGAGTTGGATCAGTTGGAATATGCCGCACGTGATTCCTCCGCCAAGATGATCCAGAATGTATTCCAGACAAGGTAA
- the LOC110905054 gene encoding pyridoxal reductase, chloroplastic isoform X3, with product MKLKKPPMAVTTSPCALFTPPTIKIPRLFRPSQQKVKVGPMTVSPMGFGTWAWGNQLLWGYQESMDTELQQVFNLALDNDINLFDTADSYGTGKLNGQSEKLLGKFITQYQGDANDIVIATKFAAYPWRLTPNQFVNACKSSLDRLQIDKIGIAQLHWSTANYAPFQERALWDGLVAMYDKGLVKAVGVSNYGPKQLLKIHDYLKERGVPLSSAQELAVQTNNSRGGAVVNFIKGNSRKAGQKCTTGSNKLVHL from the exons ATGAAACTCAAAAAACCTCCAATGGCCGTAACGACGTCGCCTTGTGCGCTATTCACGCCTCCCACCATCAAAATCCCTCGCCTTTTCCGCCCTTCGCAGCAGAAG GTGAAAGTGGGACCGATGACTGTATCTCCAATGGGTTTTGGCACATGGGCATGGGGCAACCAACTCCTTTGGGGATACCAAGAATCCATGGACACTGAACTTCAACAAGTTTTCAACCTAGCTCTTGATAACGATATTAACCTCTTCGACACTGCCGATTCTTACGGCACTGGTAAATTAAACGGCCAAAGTGAGAAGCTTCTTGGAAAGTTCATAACCCAATATCAAG GAGATGCAAATGACATTGTGATTGCTACAAAATTTGCTGCGTATCCGTGGCGCCTAACGCCCAACCAGTTTGTCAATGCTTGCAA GTCTTCTTTGGATAGGTTGCAAATTGACAAGATTGGAATAGCACAGCTACATTGGTCAACTGCAAACTATGCTCCTTTCCAAGAGCGAGCTCTTTGGGACGGTTTAGTCGCAATGTATGACAAG GGTTTAGTTAAAGCAGTTGGGGTGAGCAACTATGGACCAAAACAACTACTCAAGATACATGATTACCTCAAGGAACGGGGAGTCCCCTTATCTTCGGCTCAG GAGCTTGCTGTTCAGACAAATAATTCCCGGGGTGGAGCCGTTGTTAATTTCATTAAAGGAAATAGCAGAAAAGCGGGGCAAAAGTGTACCACAG GTAGCAATAAATTGGTGCATCTGTAA
- the LOC110905054 gene encoding pyridoxal reductase, chloroplastic isoform X2, whose protein sequence is MKLKKPPMAVTTSPCALFTPPTIKIPRLFRPSQQKVKVGPMTVSPMGFGTWAWGNQLLWGYQESMDTELQQVFNLALDNDINLFDTADSYGTGKLNGQSEKLLGKFITQYQGDANDIVIATKFAAYPWRLTPNQFVNACKSSLDRLQIDKIGIAQLHWSTANYAPFQERALWDGLVAMYDKGLVKAVGVSNYGPKQLLKIHDYLKERGVPLSSAQVQFSLLSMGDDQMEIKSVCDSLGIRVIAYSPLGLGMLTGKYTPANLPRGPRSLLFRQIIPGVEPLLISLKEIAEKRGKSVPQVAINWCICKGTIPIPGVKSVKQAEENLGALGWKLKPNELDQLEYAARDSSAKMIQNVFQTR, encoded by the exons ATGAAACTCAAAAAACCTCCAATGGCCGTAACGACGTCGCCTTGTGCGCTATTCACGCCTCCCACCATCAAAATCCCTCGCCTTTTCCGCCCTTCGCAGCAGAAG GTGAAAGTGGGACCGATGACTGTATCTCCAATGGGTTTTGGCACATGGGCATGGGGCAACCAACTCCTTTGGGGATACCAAGAATCCATGGACACTGAACTTCAACAAGTTTTCAACCTAGCTCTTGATAACGATATTAACCTCTTCGACACTGCCGATTCTTACGGCACTGGTAAATTAAACGGCCAAAGTGAGAAGCTTCTTGGAAAGTTCATAACCCAATATCAAG GAGATGCAAATGACATTGTGATTGCTACAAAATTTGCTGCGTATCCGTGGCGCCTAACGCCCAACCAGTTTGTCAATGCTTGCAA GTCTTCTTTGGATAGGTTGCAAATTGACAAGATTGGAATAGCACAGCTACATTGGTCAACTGCAAACTATGCTCCTTTCCAAGAGCGAGCTCTTTGGGACGGTTTAGTCGCAATGTATGACAAG GGTTTAGTTAAAGCAGTTGGGGTGAGCAACTATGGACCAAAACAACTACTCAAGATACATGATTACCTCAAGGAACGGGGAGTCCCCTTATCTTCGGCTCAG GTGCAATTTTCATTGTTGAGCATGGGTGACGATCAAATGGAGATCAAGAGCGTGTGTGATTCGCTGGGAATCCGTGTGATAGCTTACAGTCCGTTGGGCCTTGGCATGCTCACCGGCAAGTATACACCTGCTAATCTTCCACGTGGACCAAG GAGCTTGCTGTTCAGACAAATAATTCCCGGGGTGGAGCCGTTGTTAATTTCATTAAAGGAAATAGCAGAAAAGCGGGGCAAAAGTGTACCACAG GTAGCAATAAATTGGTGCATCTGTAAAGGGACTATACCAATCCCGGGAGTTAAGTCTGTTAAACAGGCTGAGGAGAATCTCGGAGCTTTAGGTTGGAAGCTGAAGCCCAACGAGTTGGATCAGTTGGAATATGCCGCACGTGATTCCTCCGCCAAGATGATCCAGAATGTATTCCAGACAAGGTAA